Proteins encoded together in one Planctomyces sp. SH-PL14 window:
- the glnA gene encoding type I glutamate--ammonia ligase, which yields MTPKEVLALCRRAEIRAVDLRFMDFPGTQKHFTIPVKELTEDSFAEGFTIDGSSIRGWQAINESDMLVVPQAETAYVDPFHQSTLVMTCNIQEPITREDYAKDPRNVARKAERYMLSTGIADVASFGVQSEFFIFDNVRFDQNDHEGYYHIDSIEGEWNRGAPQQGTNAGYKIRKKQGYLPIPPSDTLQDLRTEIMLALQECGVDVGAQYHEVATAGQCEIDLKYGPLVRSADHLLRMKYIVKNVAARHGKSATFMPKPLWNDNGSGLHLHLSLWKANQPLFAGSGYGGLSETALYALGGILKHAPALMAFCCPTTNSYKRLVPGFEAPINLTYSFRNRSAAVRIPVHKSRPGNKRFEFRCPDASSNGYLAMASILMAALDGIQRQIDPGPPLDKDIYDLRPSELEAFPKVPASLEESLAALREDHQFLLRGDVFTEDVIDTWIWYKQTQEVDAIRERPHPWEFAMYYDI from the coding sequence ATGACACCCAAGGAAGTTCTTGCGCTCTGTCGGCGGGCGGAAATTCGAGCGGTCGACCTCCGATTTATGGACTTTCCCGGCACCCAGAAGCACTTCACGATCCCCGTGAAGGAGCTGACGGAGGACAGCTTCGCCGAAGGCTTCACGATCGACGGCTCGTCGATCCGCGGATGGCAGGCGATCAACGAGAGCGACATGCTCGTCGTTCCGCAGGCCGAGACCGCCTACGTCGACCCGTTCCATCAGTCGACGCTGGTGATGACCTGCAACATCCAGGAGCCGATCACCCGCGAGGACTACGCGAAGGACCCCCGGAACGTCGCCCGCAAAGCGGAGCGGTACATGCTCTCCACCGGGATCGCGGACGTGGCGAGCTTCGGCGTGCAGTCGGAGTTCTTCATCTTCGACAACGTCCGCTTCGACCAGAACGACCACGAGGGTTACTACCACATCGACAGCATCGAGGGGGAGTGGAACCGTGGCGCCCCCCAGCAGGGGACGAATGCGGGCTACAAGATCCGCAAGAAGCAGGGCTACCTCCCGATCCCCCCGAGCGACACGCTCCAGGACCTGCGGACCGAGATCATGCTCGCCCTGCAGGAATGCGGGGTCGACGTCGGGGCTCAGTACCACGAGGTCGCGACCGCCGGGCAGTGCGAGATCGACCTCAAGTACGGTCCGCTGGTCCGGTCGGCGGACCACCTGCTGCGGATGAAGTACATCGTCAAGAACGTCGCCGCCCGCCACGGTAAGTCGGCGACGTTCATGCCGAAGCCCCTCTGGAACGACAACGGCTCGGGGCTGCACCTGCACCTCTCGCTCTGGAAGGCGAACCAGCCCCTCTTCGCGGGATCGGGCTACGGCGGCCTCAGTGAGACCGCCCTCTACGCCCTCGGCGGGATCCTGAAGCACGCTCCGGCCCTGATGGCGTTCTGCTGCCCGACGACGAACAGCTACAAGCGGCTCGTGCCGGGCTTTGAAGCCCCGATCAACCTGACCTACAGCTTCCGGAACCGCTCGGCGGCGGTCCGGATCCCGGTCCACAAGTCCCGGCCGGGGAACAAGCGGTTCGAGTTCCGCTGTCCGGACGCGTCGAGCAACGGCTATCTCGCGATGGCCTCGATCCTGATGGCGGCCCTCGACGGCATCCAGCGGCAGATCGATCCCGGTCCGCCGCTCGACAAGGACATTTACGATCTCCGTCCGAGCGAACTCGAGGCGTTCCCGAAGGTCCCGGCCTCGCTCGAAGAGTCCCTGGCGGCCCTCCGCGAGGACCACCAGTTCCTCCTGCGGGGGGACGTCTTCACCGAAGACGTCATCGACACCTGGATCTGGTACAAGCAGACTCAGGAAGTCGACGCCATCCGCGAACGCCCGCATCCGTGGGAATTCGCGATGTACTACGACATTTGA
- a CDS encoding AAA family ATPase, with translation MVAEADLGGGGDAREKEAQAIRGLASAYSRMREEIGKVIIGQNEVVDQLLIALFSKGHCLLVGVPGLAKTLLVSTVAKILQLSFRRIQFTPDLMPSDITGTDVLQDDPETGRRTFQFMQGPLFTHMLLADEINRTPPKTQAALLEAMQERHVTVGSNTYRLPSPFFVLATQNPIEQEGTYPLPEAQLDRFMFNIVVKYPTAAEELRILKQTTSGDEPQLKHALTGEQILALQEIVRKVPVAEHVFVYARDLVRATRPNEEDATSFVKQYISWGAGPRAGQYLILGAKARAILEGRFHVSTDDVKAVAAPVLRHRIVTTFQASSEGVSPDNVVEQLISAIPVDLHERGKKLTRV, from the coding sequence ATGGTGGCAGAAGCGGATCTCGGCGGCGGCGGCGATGCTCGCGAGAAGGAAGCCCAGGCGATCCGGGGGCTGGCGAGCGCCTACTCGCGGATGCGGGAGGAGATCGGGAAGGTCATCATCGGCCAGAACGAAGTGGTCGATCAGCTCCTGATCGCCCTCTTCAGCAAGGGGCACTGCCTTCTGGTCGGTGTTCCCGGGCTCGCCAAGACGCTGCTCGTCAGCACGGTCGCCAAGATCCTGCAGCTCTCGTTTCGCCGGATCCAGTTCACCCCCGACCTGATGCCCTCCGACATCACGGGGACCGACGTCCTCCAGGACGACCCGGAGACCGGCCGCCGCACGTTCCAGTTCATGCAGGGGCCCCTCTTCACGCACATGCTCCTGGCGGACGAGATCAACCGGACGCCCCCCAAGACCCAGGCGGCGCTCCTGGAGGCGATGCAGGAGCGGCACGTCACGGTCGGCTCGAACACCTACCGGCTGCCGAGCCCGTTCTTCGTCCTCGCCACGCAGAACCCGATCGAGCAGGAAGGGACCTATCCGCTTCCCGAAGCGCAGCTCGACCGGTTCATGTTCAACATCGTGGTCAAGTACCCGACCGCGGCTGAAGAGCTGCGGATCCTCAAGCAGACGACGAGCGGCGACGAGCCGCAGCTCAAGCACGCCCTCACCGGCGAGCAGATCCTGGCCCTGCAGGAAATCGTCCGCAAAGTCCCGGTCGCCGAGCACGTCTTCGTCTATGCCCGCGACCTTGTCCGGGCGACGCGGCCGAACGAAGAAGACGCGACGAGTTTCGTGAAGCAGTACATCTCCTGGGGAGCTGGACCGCGGGCGGGGCAGTACCTCATCCTCGGCGCGAAGGCCCGGGCGATCCTGGAGGGCCGCTTCCACGTCTCGACAGACGACGTGAAGGCGGTCGCGGCTCCGGTCCTGCGGCACCGGATCGTGACGACGTTCCAGGCGAGCAGCGAAGGGGTCTCGCCCGACAACGTCGTCGAGCAGCTGATCTCCGCGATCCCGGTCGATCTCCACGAGCGGGGCAAGAAGCTGACGCGGGTGTAG
- a CDS encoding Hsp70 family protein, with translation MAPATQPHRTFAVGIDLGTTYSCISYLTPQGQPVTVPNQEGELTTPSVVLFEGDEPIVGSEALRNAVLHPTRVVQHAKRYMGDPHKSWVIDGKTYRPEDISAFVLKKLISAAEERLGGPITQAVVTVPAQFGDIQRQKTEEAARKAGLERVDIINEPVAAALCYVLGEGMWFAELANDQTVMVFDLGGGTFDLSLVRYNKQKVTVVASGGDLNLGGLDWNKVIETFACDSFTRELGDDPRLDLETMQALYLEVEQAKRSLSVRSKALITVQHMGRRKVVALERLAFEQQSSSLVNRLEEITRALLRDNKLGWAKVDAVLITGGATRMPMVQGMLKRISGTTINATLSPDQSISHGAAYYAGMLLSGEKFARSILSKDASARLARFQQQSVCARHLGILIRDGLGGDRVPHYLIPANTPLPCAYKQTFGTVVENQQRVHLHIVESGTTLEEPSVRLGECVVEDLPSGLPVQTSIEVTIRYDEQARVHVSAVEPKSGRAARASIIRPEAVIVRSGGVPPAEAKKTSSKSGSAQAPPAASRPAAGKPDAVPKESSKSSSRFLEEAERLIPLCNQCGEPLNVRGVCTACGAVSPSVTQKKMTFRPAKPGKSAPKATREDPHKAETEPMVRPPGGNRGGS, from the coding sequence ATGGCCCCCGCAACTCAGCCCCATCGGACCTTCGCCGTCGGCATCGACCTGGGGACGACGTACTCCTGCATCTCCTACCTGACTCCGCAGGGACAGCCGGTGACGGTCCCGAACCAGGAAGGGGAGCTGACGACGCCGTCGGTCGTCCTCTTCGAGGGGGACGAGCCGATCGTCGGCTCGGAGGCGCTGCGGAACGCGGTGCTGCACCCCACGCGGGTCGTCCAGCATGCCAAGCGGTATATGGGAGACCCCCACAAGTCGTGGGTCATCGACGGCAAGACGTACCGGCCCGAAGACATCTCCGCATTCGTGCTGAAGAAGCTCATCTCGGCGGCGGAGGAGCGGCTGGGGGGGCCGATCACGCAGGCGGTGGTCACCGTTCCGGCCCAGTTCGGCGACATCCAGCGGCAGAAGACCGAAGAGGCGGCCCGCAAGGCGGGGCTGGAGCGGGTCGACATCATCAACGAGCCGGTCGCCGCGGCCCTGTGCTACGTCCTTGGGGAAGGGATGTGGTTCGCGGAACTGGCCAACGACCAGACCGTGATGGTCTTCGACCTCGGGGGCGGGACGTTCGACCTGTCGCTCGTCCGTTACAACAAGCAGAAGGTGACGGTCGTCGCCAGCGGAGGGGACCTGAACCTCGGGGGCCTGGACTGGAACAAGGTCATCGAGACCTTCGCCTGCGACAGTTTCACGCGGGAGCTGGGGGACGACCCGCGGCTCGACCTGGAGACGATGCAGGCTCTCTACCTTGAGGTGGAGCAGGCCAAGCGAAGCCTGAGCGTCCGCAGCAAGGCCCTCATCACCGTCCAGCACATGGGACGGCGGAAGGTGGTGGCGCTGGAGCGGCTGGCGTTCGAGCAGCAGAGCTCGTCGCTCGTCAACCGGCTCGAAGAGATCACGCGGGCCCTGCTGCGGGACAATAAGCTCGGCTGGGCCAAGGTCGACGCCGTCCTGATCACCGGCGGGGCGACCCGGATGCCGATGGTCCAGGGGATGCTCAAGCGGATCAGCGGCACGACGATCAATGCCACGCTCTCTCCCGACCAGTCGATCTCGCACGGGGCGGCGTATTACGCCGGGATGCTCCTCAGCGGGGAGAAGTTCGCCCGTTCGATCCTGAGCAAGGACGCCTCCGCCCGCCTGGCCCGGTTCCAGCAGCAGAGCGTCTGCGCGCGGCACCTGGGGATCCTGATCCGCGACGGCCTGGGCGGCGATCGCGTGCCGCACTACCTGATCCCGGCCAACACCCCGCTGCCGTGCGCCTACAAGCAGACCTTCGGGACAGTCGTCGAGAACCAGCAGCGGGTCCACCTGCACATCGTCGAGAGCGGGACGACGCTCGAGGAGCCGTCGGTCCGGCTCGGCGAGTGCGTGGTCGAGGATCTCCCCTCGGGCCTTCCGGTCCAGACGTCGATCGAGGTGACGATCCGGTACGACGAGCAGGCGCGGGTCCACGTCTCCGCGGTTGAACCGAAGAGCGGCCGCGCGGCCCGGGCCTCGATCATCCGCCCGGAGGCGGTCATCGTCCGCAGCGGCGGAGTTCCCCCGGCGGAAGCGAAAAAGACTTCGTCCAAGTCCGGTTCGGCCCAGGCTCCTCCCGCGGCAAGCCGCCCCGCCGCCGGGAAGCCGGACGCGGTCCCCAAAGAGAGCTCGAAGTCGAGCTCGCGGTTCCTCGAAGAGGCGGAACGGCTCATTCCGCTGTGCAACCAGTGCGGCGAGCCTCTGAATGTCCGCGGCGTCTGCACGGCCTGCGGCGCGGTCTCGCCGAGCGTCACGCAGAAGAAGATGACCTTCCGTCCCGCCAAGCCGGGGAAATCGGCTCCCAAGGCGACCCGCGAAGATCCCCACAAAGCGGAAACCGAACCGATGGTCCGCCCGCCCGGCGGAAACCGCGGCGGCTCGTGA